One genomic window of Sulfurovum lithotrophicum includes the following:
- a CDS encoding aminodeoxychorismate synthase component I translates to MWLNSKDGFSQINQLGQNRTPFLFIISYDKTKIFAQPLETLESDIFYKLQDWRNYPVKKRTEAFTFSKIPVDFPIYRNSMEKILEEIRSGNTYLLNLTFRTPIESSFTLKEIFTYARAKFKLYFKDEFICFSPEMFVETEGNTIATYPMKGTIDADIPDAEHRILNDEKEMAEHIMIVDLMRNDLGIIGINVKVEKFRYVDRIKAGKKELFQVSSKITATLPENWRDDLGTLLSSILPAGSITGTPKKSTVEIISDIENYERGFYTGVFGIFDGESLRSGVMIRFIEKENNRLFYKSGGGITLDSDATSEYEELIDKVYLPL, encoded by the coding sequence GTGTGGCTGAATTCAAAAGACGGTTTTTCCCAAATCAATCAATTAGGTCAAAACCGCACCCCATTCCTCTTCATCATCTCCTACGATAAAACAAAGATCTTCGCCCAGCCTCTCGAAACACTTGAGAGCGATATATTCTACAAACTGCAGGACTGGCGGAACTACCCGGTCAAAAAAAGAACTGAGGCATTTACCTTTTCAAAAATACCCGTCGATTTTCCCATCTATAGGAACAGTATGGAAAAAATACTCGAAGAGATACGTTCGGGCAATACCTATCTGCTGAACCTTACCTTTAGAACACCCATCGAAAGCAGTTTCACTCTCAAGGAGATCTTTACTTATGCCAGAGCAAAATTCAAGCTCTATTTCAAAGATGAGTTTATCTGCTTCTCTCCCGAAATGTTCGTAGAAACAGAAGGAAACACCATCGCCACTTACCCGATGAAAGGAACAATAGATGCCGATATACCCGATGCGGAACACCGTATCCTGAACGATGAGAAAGAGATGGCGGAGCATATCATGATCGTCGATCTGATGCGTAACGACCTCGGGATTATCGGAATTAATGTCAAGGTAGAGAAGTTCCGTTATGTTGACAGGATCAAAGCAGGAAAGAAAGAGCTGTTTCAGGTCAGTTCCAAGATCACCGCAACACTCCCTGAAAACTGGAGAGATGATCTCGGCACACTACTTTCAAGTATCCTTCCAGCCGGCTCCATTACCGGTACCCCGAAAAAGTCCACGGTTGAGATCATTAGTGATATTGAAAACTATGAGCGCGGGTTCTATACCGGTGTATTCGGTATTTTTGATGGTGAATCCCTGCGTTCCGGGGTCATGATACGTTTCATCGAAAAAGAGAACAACAGACTCTTCTACAAAAGCGGCGGGGGTATTACTCTGGATTCAGATGCAACAAGCGAATATGAGGAACTGATAGACAAAGTCTATCTTCCGCTGTAG
- the bioD gene encoding dethiobiotin synthase codes for MSSLFITATGTNVGKTYTTLKLLDALAAKGRSVGVFKPIETGVLESAPDATILLESCRKVNRNFEGLKTEDITAYTFPLPAAPFCADTNHKIRIDRILEKYHQLSQLCDILLVEGAGGLMVPISRDFFMIDLIKELQTRVLLVTPSRLGCINDTLLSMEALKSRNMAFDWCVNLYEDAESFAEVTQPFYDAVFSAWWSDKEGMEKFARSL; via the coding sequence GTGTCATCCCTTTTCATCACTGCAACCGGTACCAATGTGGGCAAAACATACACCACACTCAAGCTCCTTGATGCACTGGCGGCCAAAGGCCGGTCAGTCGGTGTCTTCAAGCCTATCGAAACAGGTGTCTTAGAGAGTGCTCCTGACGCCACTATACTACTTGAATCTTGCCGAAAGGTTAACAGGAATTTCGAAGGTCTTAAAACAGAAGATATCACAGCCTATACCTTCCCGCTTCCCGCTGCACCATTCTGTGCCGATACCAACCATAAGATCCGTATAGACCGTATCCTCGAAAAATATCATCAACTTTCACAGCTTTGCGACATCCTACTTGTCGAAGGAGCAGGTGGATTGATGGTCCCGATTAGCAGAGACTTTTTTATGATAGACCTCATCAAAGAACTGCAAACCAGAGTACTTCTTGTCACTCCCAGCAGACTGGGATGTATCAATGATACCCTTCTCTCCATGGAAGCATTAAAGTCCCGTAATATGGCATTTGACTGGTGTGTAAACCTCTACGAGGATGCAGAAAGTTTTGCAGAAGTCACACAACCCTTTTATGATGCAGTTTTTTCGGCGTGGTGGAGTGACAAAGAAGGGATGGAGAAGTTTGCCCGATCCCTATAG
- a CDS encoding aspartate carbamoyltransferase catalytic subunit has product MQHLVDTSNFSDAQIAQLLHDAKAFKAQRPPQLLRDKLIITLFFEASTRTRSSFEVAAKRLGAAVVHLDPSRSSTKKGESLEDTFANLCAMEPDGVIIRHEENEAPSILADMQMTSVINAGAGNYAHPTQALLDLFTLMEHFDGNIEGKTIAIVGDIVSSRVASSGIRLLRRMGMNIILVAPKPFMPQSDLPQYENLEDVLDKIDVIMSLRAQLERHASPIFDDYGEYARHYCITKERLGERNILILHPGPVMRNIDISDEMLEDPRCKVLTQVKNGVYMRMAILKLLMLDSNN; this is encoded by the coding sequence ATGCAACATCTTGTCGATACCAGCAATTTTTCCGACGCCCAGATAGCTCAACTGCTTCATGATGCCAAAGCTTTCAAAGCACAGCGTCCTCCCCAACTGCTCAGGGACAAACTGATCATCACTCTCTTTTTCGAAGCTTCGACACGTACCAGGAGCTCTTTTGAAGTCGCTGCAAAACGTCTGGGTGCTGCTGTGGTGCATCTTGACCCCAGCAGAAGTTCGACCAAAAAAGGGGAATCTCTTGAAGACACCTTTGCCAACCTTTGTGCCATGGAGCCCGACGGTGTCATCATCCGCCATGAAGAGAATGAGGCTCCGAGCATTCTTGCCGACATGCAGATGACTTCAGTCATCAATGCCGGTGCGGGGAATTATGCCCATCCTACCCAGGCACTGCTCGATCTTTTCACACTGATGGAACATTTTGACGGAAATATAGAGGGAAAAACCATCGCCATTGTAGGGGACATCGTTAGCTCAAGGGTGGCAAGTTCGGGTATCCGCCTGCTGAGACGTATGGGAATGAACATCATCCTGGTCGCACCCAAACCCTTCATGCCCCAAAGTGACCTGCCGCAATATGAGAACCTTGAAGATGTACTGGACAAGATCGATGTTATTATGAGTTTGCGAGCACAGCTTGAACGTCATGCCTCACCAATATTTGATGACTATGGCGAATATGCCAGACACTACTGCATCACCAAAGAACGCCTCGGTGAAAGAAACATCCTCATTCTCCACCCCGGACCCGTCATGAGAAACATCGACATTTCCGACGAAATGCTTGAAGACCCCAGATGCAAAGTACTCACACAGGTAAAGAACGGTGTATACATGCGAATGGCAATCCTGAAATTATTGATGTTGGACAGCAATAATTAG
- the clpA gene encoding ATP-dependent Clp protease ATP-binding subunit ClpA, translated as MISIALNDVFKNAVKYAKENRHEYLTVEHVFLSVVRSEEGIEILSTLDANLEILEEGIVEHIHKTIPSLKEAVEPFETVALSRAINDMMTHIHSAGRTEASIGDMLAAIFMQEHSYAVYLMKKEGIARVDILEVISHNREDHAQTEMDKPAKEETVLEQFTMELVALAKTGKIDPVVGRVDEIDRVMQTLCRRKKNNPLLVGEPGVGKTAIAEGLALKISEEDVPDVIKNAKVYALDMGALIAGTKYRGDFEKRLKGIIKELSRMDDAILFIDEIHTMVGAGATSGGSMDASNLLKPALARGDLKCIGATTYAEYRNFFDKDKALSRRFAKIDVEEPSTEDTFTILKGVQHKYEDHHNIKFTDEALQSAIDLSVKYLHDRFLPDKAMDIIDEVGAHFMLKGTEGVTVKRKDIEEGVAKMMKLPSTVIGTDDTKKLKTLEKDLSAHIIGQDEAIEELATAIKRSYAGLNAPNRPIGSFLFVGPTGVGKTALATQLAGTMHVHFERIDMSEYMEAHTISRLVGAPPGYVGYEQGGLLTEMIKKHPHTVLLLDEIEKAHPDIMNILLQVMDGAKLTDNNGVVSDFKNVILIMTSNIGTKEANVMGFNKDNSMKTDKALKAFFAPEFMNRLSAVVEFNTLDLETLVSIVDVELDKLNFMLKPKNIKVKVSKKAKEYLANEGYDERYGARHIARVIDEKIKEALTEEILFGRLKKGGLVKVGLKNGKLTFDFGK; from the coding sequence ATGATTAGTATAGCACTCAATGATGTATTTAAAAATGCCGTAAAATATGCCAAAGAGAACAGACATGAGTACCTGACAGTGGAACATGTGTTTCTCTCTGTGGTCAGAAGCGAAGAGGGGATAGAGATACTTTCCACACTCGATGCGAATCTTGAAATACTTGAAGAAGGGATCGTGGAGCATATCCACAAGACCATTCCTTCACTGAAAGAGGCGGTGGAGCCTTTTGAGACCGTGGCGCTTTCAAGGGCGATCAACGATATGATGACACATATCCACTCTGCGGGGAGGACGGAAGCAAGCATAGGGGATATGCTTGCGGCGATCTTCATGCAGGAGCACTCCTATGCGGTCTATTTGATGAAAAAAGAGGGGATCGCCCGTGTGGATATACTGGAGGTGATCTCCCACAACAGAGAAGATCATGCCCAGACTGAAATGGACAAACCTGCCAAAGAAGAAACTGTTCTGGAGCAGTTTACGATGGAGCTTGTGGCTCTGGCAAAAACCGGTAAGATAGACCCTGTGGTCGGACGTGTGGATGAAATAGACCGTGTGATGCAGACCCTCTGCCGCCGCAAGAAGAACAATCCGCTGCTCGTCGGGGAACCGGGAGTGGGTAAAACGGCCATTGCGGAAGGCCTGGCACTGAAGATCTCCGAGGAAGATGTCCCCGATGTGATCAAGAATGCAAAGGTCTACGCGTTGGATATGGGTGCCCTGATCGCCGGGACCAAATATCGGGGTGATTTCGAGAAACGCCTCAAAGGGATCATCAAGGAACTCAGCCGGATGGACGATGCTATTCTCTTCATCGATGAGATCCATACGATGGTAGGTGCAGGTGCGACAAGCGGAGGGAGCATGGACGCTTCCAATCTGCTCAAGCCGGCATTGGCAAGAGGGGACCTCAAGTGTATCGGCGCAACGACGTATGCGGAGTACAGGAATTTTTTCGACAAAGACAAGGCACTCAGCCGAAGATTTGCCAAGATAGATGTGGAGGAGCCAAGCACGGAAGATACCTTTACCATCCTCAAAGGAGTACAGCACAAATACGAGGATCATCACAATATCAAGTTCACCGACGAAGCGCTACAGTCGGCGATCGACCTTTCCGTAAAATATCTGCATGACAGATTCCTCCCGGACAAAGCGATGGATATCATTGATGAGGTAGGAGCACACTTCATGCTGAAAGGTACAGAAGGAGTTACTGTCAAACGCAAAGATATAGAAGAGGGTGTTGCCAAGATGATGAAACTGCCCTCAACTGTCATTGGTACGGATGATACGAAGAAGCTCAAGACACTGGAAAAAGACCTTTCTGCGCATATCATCGGGCAGGATGAAGCGATCGAAGAGTTGGCAACAGCGATCAAGCGTTCCTATGCCGGGCTGAATGCCCCAAACCGCCCTATCGGTTCCTTCCTTTTCGTGGGGCCCACAGGTGTCGGAAAGACCGCTTTGGCGACACAGCTTGCAGGGACGATGCATGTGCATTTCGAGCGTATCGATATGAGCGAATACATGGAAGCGCATACCATCAGCCGCCTGGTTGGTGCACCTCCGGGCTATGTAGGGTATGAACAGGGTGGTCTGCTCACAGAGATGATCAAGAAACATCCTCATACCGTACTGCTGCTCGATGAGATAGAAAAGGCACATCCTGACATTATGAACATTCTGCTTCAGGTGATGGATGGTGCCAAACTGACGGACAACAACGGTGTGGTGAGTGACTTCAAGAATGTCATTCTCATCATGACCTCCAACATCGGGACCAAAGAAGCCAACGTGATGGGCTTCAACAAAGATAACTCCATGAAAACAGACAAGGCGCTTAAGGCCTTCTTCGCTCCGGAGTTCATGAACCGTTTGAGTGCTGTGGTGGAGTTCAATACGCTTGATCTTGAGACACTGGTCTCCATTGTGGATGTGGAGCTTGATAAGCTCAACTTTATGCTCAAACCGAAGAATATCAAAGTGAAAGTAAGCAAAAAAGCCAAAGAGTATCTGGCAAATGAAGGATATGATGAACGTTACGGTGCAAGACACATCGCCCGTGTAATCGACGAGAAAATAAAAGAGGCATTGACAGAGGAGATACTGTTCGGGAGACTGAAAAAAGGCGGTTTGGTCAAGGTCGGTCTTAAAAACGGGAA
- a CDS encoding ATP-dependent Clp protease adaptor ClpS produces the protein MPKFEVESDVELELWEPQMYKVLLHNDDYTSMDFVVEVLTSIFHKTQEQAVQIMLQIHEKGKAICGVYSFEIAQTKAQQVKQLAKKNEFPLLATIEEDV, from the coding sequence ATGCCAAAGTTTGAAGTTGAGTCGGATGTAGAGTTGGAACTATGGGAACCGCAGATGTACAAGGTACTGCTGCATAATGATGATTATACCAGTATGGATTTTGTGGTGGAAGTATTAACTTCGATCTTCCATAAGACCCAGGAGCAGGCGGTACAGATCATGCTGCAGATACATGAAAAAGGAAAAGCGATCTGCGGTGTATACAGCTTTGAGATCGCCCAGACAAAAGCCCAACAGGTCAAGCAGCTCGCGAAGAAGAATGAGTTTCCGCTATTGGCTACAATAGAAGAAGATGTATAA